The following proteins are encoded in a genomic region of Vibrio spartinae:
- a CDS encoding FimV/HubP family polar landmark protein, whose product MRQFLKRLLLPFAIAVVGQVFLVHAEGIRLLGPTGQVQSSPQYSEAVRSSAAQSNNEPSKFYGPTSATETLWSIASKLRPSNQVTVQQTLLALYQLNPESFEQQNIHSLMPGSRLRIPSLAQIRSVTTEEATRVMQAHQQRLDQASRLAATASSSAARARPVKPPEPASVKADTPPAAQPDTKPAQQTGTQQVSPATENIIPSEQPAQTEAPQSVLSFSSSDATGTGSEILALEEKNHRLTLMLSKVQSEVSDLKNELGDENKVRTEVEKLLAEERRKRAEAERMAPTSLDKLLSNWWTVGALALIPGLLIALLVMWLVGRRRKSDTTADASTEMKDVSDKPISIGDAAEGSDQDDELDDLSLDDDLFSTTNLEVEENEAQDEADVDDVFAELDDVDLDLDLGDESEEDLFASIDDDGDLVDTDLDSDFSASANGISVNSEDKAVGLEEMERALEDASLGADDEEQDEDFDLSSDDQVGMSQDEIETLLDGDALEDDLDTELDQSMLDDLLAEEQDDEFDLGDVGVASDSDLEALFDSIEQQADLEQLEANSQDDSFLDEAFDTGAFDTLDTSEDESENVTDETTALLDELLDESDGTDDELNWDKELEDLGGSDLDDESDDDPFDFDTLELDEDLEADTELGEADTTPIDDGTELFDELLEIEQHGIEEDDDFNREGFIDDLISSAPDKDPLLDAVDFEASVSAEAPEEDSNDFDFNPEIEGSEQVDEDDSVAANEFGVPQDTDWDIEEEQEPSSALTSDDEEVTESEFPEFDETATLSESDTSPADTEDSGLSDSAMTSEIDSDIDSDIDQPSEMPESSADAPVIEADDVAEAGIETEQDIEPEATQAEATAEQPESDDLSDFIDDDVFPELDETALLSESDTSPADTEDSVLSDSEMTSEIDSDIDSDIDQPSEMPESSADVPVIEADDVAEAGIETEQDIEPEATQAETTVEQPESDDLSDFIDDDVFPELDETAVLSESDTSPADTEDSVLSDSEMTSEIDSDIDSDIDQPSEMPESSADVPVIEADDVTEAGIETEQDIEPEATQAEATVEQPESDDLSGFIDDDVFPELDETATLSESDTSPADTEDSVLSDSEMTSEIDSDIDSDIDQPSEMPESSADVPVIEADDVTEAGIETEQDIEPEATQAEATVEQPESDDLSGFIDDDVFPELDETATLSESDTSPADTEDSVLSDSEMTSEIDSDIDSDIDQPSEMPESSADVPVIEADDVAEAGIETEQDIEPEATQAEAAVKQPESDDLSDFIDDDVFPELDETATLSESDTSPADTEGSVLSDSEMTSEIDSDIDSDIDQPSEMPESSADVPVIEADDVAEAGIETEQEIEPEATQAEAAVEQPESDDLSDFIDDDALPEFDETAALGESDTSPADADELVSEQPESDDLSEFIDDDALPEFDETAALGESDTSPADADELVSEQPESDDLSDFIDDDALPEFDETAALGESDTSPADADELVSEQPESDDLSEFIDDDALPEFDETAALGESDTSPADADELVSEQPESDDLSEFIDDDALPEFDETAALGEFDISPADADELVSEQPESDDLSEFIDDDALPEFDETAALGESDTSPADADELVSEQPESDDLSDFIDDDALPEFDETAALGESDTSPADADASEMASDVAPETDLTTESSDFVDEEAGLKSFPKASLDEDALGALLDENAEPEQYVFEPSLDADRIASAGMDFESMLSMGGEDWNGFKLSPEQQASIPDEVPEEELDVWRSENQTHEPQADSEDWEVQDDLFYNESGQPRHLTIDELMSQVEGNAHPFEDVDLKLDVGLNEFPDVIGDITNVDVDSNAEAAGKLDLAKIYIEMNDEAGAVKLLEEAIVDGNDDIRQAAKRLIDELSRRS is encoded by the coding sequence ATGCGTCAATTTTTAAAACGTCTGTTGTTACCATTTGCAATAGCAGTCGTGGGTCAGGTTTTTCTTGTTCATGCAGAAGGTATTCGTCTGCTTGGGCCAACAGGTCAGGTGCAGTCATCACCCCAATATAGTGAAGCGGTGAGGTCTTCTGCTGCGCAATCAAATAATGAGCCTTCAAAATTTTATGGTCCCACTTCCGCAACAGAAACATTATGGTCTATTGCCTCAAAGCTCAGACCATCAAATCAAGTTACCGTTCAGCAAACGCTGCTTGCTCTCTATCAGTTAAATCCAGAATCATTTGAACAGCAGAATATTCACAGCTTAATGCCGGGAAGTCGGTTACGCATTCCATCTCTCGCTCAGATTCGGAGTGTGACAACTGAAGAAGCGACACGGGTCATGCAGGCTCATCAGCAACGGTTAGATCAGGCTAGTCGTCTCGCAGCAACCGCTTCATCGTCAGCGGCAAGAGCTCGCCCTGTGAAACCACCGGAGCCTGCATCTGTCAAAGCAGACACGCCACCGGCAGCACAACCTGATACGAAGCCAGCGCAGCAGACCGGTACTCAGCAAGTGAGTCCGGCGACAGAGAATATCATCCCGTCAGAACAGCCAGCTCAGACAGAAGCGCCTCAGAGCGTGCTGTCATTTTCTTCATCAGATGCGACAGGAACAGGCTCAGAAATTCTGGCCCTTGAAGAGAAAAACCACCGTTTAACACTCATGTTGTCAAAAGTGCAGTCAGAAGTGAGTGATCTGAAGAATGAACTGGGCGATGAAAATAAAGTTCGGACTGAAGTTGAAAAACTGCTGGCTGAAGAGCGCAGAAAACGTGCGGAAGCGGAGCGGATGGCTCCCACATCACTAGACAAACTATTGTCAAATTGGTGGACGGTCGGTGCGCTCGCGCTTATTCCCGGATTATTGATTGCGTTACTGGTCATGTGGTTAGTCGGTCGGAGAAGAAAATCGGATACGACGGCTGATGCATCAACTGAAATGAAGGATGTGAGTGATAAACCGATTAGTATCGGGGATGCTGCCGAAGGCAGTGATCAAGATGATGAACTTGATGACCTGTCACTTGACGATGATCTGTTTAGCACGACCAACCTTGAAGTAGAAGAGAATGAGGCTCAGGACGAAGCCGATGTTGATGATGTCTTTGCTGAACTCGACGATGTCGATCTTGATTTGGATCTGGGGGATGAAAGTGAGGAAGATCTGTTTGCCAGCATCGATGATGATGGTGACTTAGTTGATACGGACCTCGATAGTGATTTCTCTGCGAGTGCAAACGGCATTAGCGTCAACAGCGAAGATAAAGCGGTCGGTTTGGAAGAAATGGAGCGTGCGCTTGAGGATGCGTCTCTTGGTGCGGATGATGAAGAACAGGATGAGGATTTTGATCTTTCCAGTGACGATCAAGTCGGGATGTCCCAAGACGAAATTGAGACGTTGTTGGATGGTGACGCACTTGAAGATGATTTGGATACAGAGCTTGATCAATCCATGCTCGATGATTTATTGGCAGAAGAGCAAGATGATGAGTTCGATCTAGGCGATGTCGGTGTTGCCTCTGATAGCGATCTGGAAGCTTTATTTGACAGTATTGAGCAACAGGCTGATCTGGAGCAATTAGAAGCAAATAGTCAGGATGATTCATTCTTAGATGAAGCATTTGATACTGGCGCATTTGACACACTCGATACGTCCGAAGATGAATCAGAAAATGTGACAGATGAAACGACCGCGCTGCTGGATGAGTTACTGGATGAATCGGATGGCACAGACGACGAACTGAATTGGGATAAAGAGTTAGAAGATCTCGGGGGCTCAGACTTAGACGATGAGAGTGATGATGACCCGTTTGATTTTGATACGCTCGAGCTTGATGAAGATTTGGAAGCCGATACTGAACTCGGTGAAGCCGATACGACTCCGATTGATGATGGGACTGAGTTATTTGATGAATTACTAGAAATTGAACAGCACGGTATCGAGGAAGATGATGATTTTAACCGTGAAGGGTTTATTGATGATCTGATTAGTTCCGCACCGGATAAAGACCCGTTATTAGATGCAGTCGATTTTGAAGCATCTGTCTCAGCAGAAGCACCGGAAGAAGACTCGAACGATTTTGATTTCAATCCTGAAATTGAAGGAAGTGAACAGGTTGATGAAGATGATTCTGTTGCGGCGAATGAATTTGGGGTTCCGCAAGATACTGATTGGGATATTGAGGAAGAACAAGAACCGTCTTCAGCATTGACATCGGATGATGAGGAAGTCACTGAGTCTGAGTTCCCTGAATTTGATGAAACGGCCACATTGAGTGAATCCGATACATCGCCCGCTGATACGGAAGATTCAGGGCTGAGTGACTCAGCGATGACCTCTGAGATTGATTCTGACATTGATTCCGATATCGACCAGCCAAGTGAGATGCCTGAATCATCGGCAGATGCGCCAGTCATCGAAGCAGATGATGTCGCTGAAGCGGGCATCGAGACAGAGCAAGATATTGAGCCGGAAGCAACGCAAGCTGAAGCCACAGCGGAGCAACCGGAGAGCGATGATCTATCCGATTTTATCGATGATGACGTATTCCCTGAGCTCGATGAAACGGCCTTACTGAGTGAATCCGATACATCGCCCGCTGATACAGAAGATTCAGTGCTGAGTGACTCAGAAATGACCTCTGAGATTGATTCTGACATTGATTCCGATATCGACCAGCCAAGTGAGATGCCTGAATCATCGGCAGATGTGCCAGTCATCGAAGCAGATGATGTCGCTGAAGCGGGCATCGAGACAGAGCAAGATATTGAGCCGGAAGCAACGCAAGCTGAAACCACAGTGGAGCAACCGGAGAGTGATGACCTATCCGATTTTATCGATGATGACGTATTCCCTGAGCTCGATGAAACGGCCGTACTGAGTGAATCCGATACATCGCCCGCTGATACAGAAGATTCAGTGCTGAGTGACTCAGAAATGACCTCTGAGATTGATTCTGACATTGATTCCGATATCGACCAGCCAAGTGAGATGCCTGAATCATCGGCAGATGTGCCAGTCATCGAAGCAGATGATGTCACTGAAGCGGGCATCGAGACAGAGCAAGATATTGAGCCGGAAGCAACGCAAGCTGAAGCCACAGTGGAGCAACCGGAGAGTGATGACTTATCCGGTTTTATCGATGATGACGTATTCCCTGAGCTCGATGAAACGGCCACATTGAGTGAATCCGATACATCGCCCGCTGATACAGAAGATTCAGTGCTGAGTGACTCAGAAATGACCTCTGAGATTGATTCTGACATTGATTCCGATATCGACCAGCCAAGTGAGATGCCTGAATCATCGGCAGATGTGCCAGTCATCGAAGCAGATGATGTCACTGAAGCGGGCATCGAGACAGAGCAAGATATTGAGCCGGAAGCAACGCAAGCTGAAGCCACAGTGGAGCAACCGGAGAGTGATGACTTATCCGGTTTTATCGATGATGACGTATTCCCTGAGCTCGATGAAACGGCCACATTGAGTGAATCCGATACATCGCCCGCTGATACAGAAGATTCAGTGCTGAGTGACTCAGAAATGACCTCTGAGATTGATTCTGACATTGATTCCGATATCGACCAGCCAAGTGAGATGCCTGAATCATCGGCAGATGTGCCAGTCATCGAAGCAGATGATGTCGCTGAAGCGGGCATCGAGACAGAGCAAGATATTGAGCCGGAAGCAACGCAAGCTGAAGCCGCTGTGAAGCAACCGGAGAGTGATGACCTATCCGATTTTATCGATGATGACGTATTCCCTGAGCTCGATGAAACGGCCACATTGAGTGAATCCGATACATCGCCCGCTGATACAGAAGGTTCAGTGCTGAGTGACTCAGAAATGACCTCTGAGATTGATTCTGACATTGATTCCGATATCGACCAGCCAAGTGAGATGCCTGAATCATCGGCAGATGTGCCAGTCATCGAAGCAGATGATGTCGCTGAAGCGGGCATCGAGACAGAGCAAGAAATTGAGCCGGAAGCAACGCAAGCTGAAGCCGCTGTGGAGCAACCGGAGAGTGATGACTTATCCGATTTTATCGATGATGACGCGTTACCAGAATTCGACGAAACGGCCGCATTGGGTGAATCTGACACATCGCCCGCTGACGCGGATGAGTTAGTATCCGAGCAACCGGAGAGTGATGACTTATCCGAGTTTATCGATGATGACGCGTTACCAGAATTCGACGAAACGGCCGCATTGGGTGAATCTGACACATCGCCCGCCGACGCGGATGAGTTAGTATCCGAGCAACCGGAGAGTGATGACTTATCCGATTTTATCGATGATGACGCGTTACCAGAATTCGACGAAACGGCCGCATTGGGTGAATCTGACACATCGCCCGCCGACGCGGATGAGTTAGTATCCGAGCAACCGGAGAGTGATGACTTATCCGAGTTTATCGATGATGACGCGTTACCAGAATTCGACGAAACGGCCGCATTGGGTGAATCTGACACATCGCCCGCCGACGCGGATGAGTTAGTATCCGAGCAACCGGAGAGTGATGACCTATCCGAGTTTATCGATGATGACGCGTTACCAGAATTCGACGAAACGGCCGCATTGGGTGAATTTGATATATCGCCCGCCGACGCGGATGAGTTAGTATCCGAGCAACCGGAGAGTGATGACCTATCCGAGTTTATCGATGATGACGCGTTACCAGAATTCGACGAAACGGCCGCATTGGGTGAATCTGACACATCGCCCGCCGACGCGGATGAGTTAGTATCCGAGCAACCGGAGAGTGATGACTTATCCGATTTTATCGATGATGACGCGTTACCAGAATTCGACGAAACGGCCGCATTGGGTGAATCTGACACATCGCCCGCCGACGCGGATGCATCCGAAATGGCATCAGACGTTGCTCCAGAAACTGATTTAACCACCGAGTCTTCTGATTTTGTGGATGAAGAGGCTGGTCTTAAGTCTTTCCCGAAAGCTTCTCTTGATGAAGATGCACTGGGTGCGCTGTTGGATGAAAATGCTGAGCCGGAGCAGTATGTTTTTGAGCCAAGTCTAGATGCAGATCGGATTGCCAGCGCGGGGATGGATTTTGAGTCGATGCTGAGTATGGGAGGAGAAGATTGGAATGGCTTCAAGCTTTCTCCGGAACAACAGGCGTCGATTCCTGATGAAGTACCGGAAGAGGAGCTGGATGTTTGGCGAAGTGAAAATCAAACACACGAACCTCAGGCTGATTCGGAAGATTGGGAAGTTCAGGATGACTTATTCTATAACGAGTCTGGACAGCCGCGTCATTTAACAATTGATGAGCTGATGTCTCAAGTTGAAGGAAATGCACATCCTTTTGAAGACGTCGACCTTAAACTGGATGTCGGGTTAAATGAGTTCCCGGATGTTATCGGAGATATCACGAATGTTGATGTTGACAGCAATGCGGAAGCCGCAGGAAAGCTGGATCTCGCGAAGATTTATATCGAAATGAATGATGAAGCAGGCGCGGTGAAGTTGCTGGAAGAAGCAATTGTTGATGGGAATGATGATATTCGTCAGGCTGCAAAACGCTTGATTGACGAGCTGAGTCGCAGAAGTTAA
- the truA gene encoding tRNA pseudouridine(38-40) synthase TruA — MRIALGVEYHGAHYYGWQRQREVPSVQEALEKALSQVANHPIAVQCAGRTDAGVHGTGQVVHFDTEAQRKTAAWTMGTNANLPQDIAVRWAQEVPDSFHARFSATARRYRYVIYNDNLRPGILSAGVSHYHGDLCVERMHQAGQLLLGENDFTSFRAVHCQSRSPWRNVMHLQVTRHNRYVVIDIKANAFVHHMVRNIAGSLIAVGRGEQEPEWIQWLLAAKDRKLAAATAKAEGLYLVEVEYPQAFNLPEQPVGPLFLPDTLNESR, encoded by the coding sequence ATGAGAATCGCTTTAGGTGTTGAGTATCATGGCGCTCATTATTATGGCTGGCAGCGGCAGCGAGAAGTTCCTAGTGTTCAGGAAGCTTTGGAAAAAGCACTGAGCCAAGTCGCGAATCATCCGATAGCGGTTCAGTGTGCCGGGCGAACTGATGCAGGTGTTCACGGTACGGGACAAGTTGTCCATTTTGATACCGAGGCTCAGCGAAAAACGGCAGCATGGACGATGGGTACGAATGCGAATTTACCCCAAGATATTGCTGTACGATGGGCACAGGAAGTTCCGGATTCGTTTCATGCGCGTTTTTCAGCGACAGCGCGGCGTTATCGGTATGTGATATACAATGATAATTTGCGACCCGGCATTTTGTCGGCTGGTGTCAGTCATTATCATGGTGATTTATGTGTCGAAAGGATGCACCAAGCCGGGCAGTTGTTACTGGGGGAAAATGATTTTACCTCCTTCAGAGCCGTACATTGCCAATCTCGCAGCCCGTGGCGGAATGTTATGCATTTGCAAGTTACTCGCCACAATCGTTATGTTGTGATTGACATTAAGGCCAATGCGTTTGTACACCATATGGTCAGAAATATCGCGGGGAGCTTAATTGCTGTCGGCAGAGGAGAGCAGGAGCCTGAATGGATTCAATGGCTATTGGCAGCTAAAGATCGGAAACTTGCGGCTGCAACAGCAAAAGCAGAGGGACTTTATTTGGTTGAAGTCGAGTACCCACAAGCATTCAATCTACCGGAGCAACCTGTTGGTCCGTTATTTTTACCTGATACATTGAACGAATCGCGTTAG
- the accD gene encoding acetyl-CoA carboxylase, carboxyltransferase subunit beta, translated as MSWLERILEKSNIVSSRKASIPEGVWTKCTSCEQVLYYAELERNLEVCPKCNHHMRMSARRRLGKFLDENNRQEIGETLEPQDKLKFKDSKRYKDRLAAAQKASGEKDALVVMKGELYGYPLVACAFEFSFMAGSMGSVVGARFVKAVEAAIEAKCGLICFSASGGARMQEALMSLMQMAKTSAALERLSVNGLPFISVMTDPTMGGVSASLAMLGDINIGEPKAVIGFAGRRVIEQTVREDLPEGFQRSEFLLEHGAIDMIVDRREMRSQIASLLGKMMNYPAQATESGNESTYAVPEAEKKE; from the coding sequence ATGAGTTGGCTTGAAAGAATTTTAGAGAAAAGCAATATTGTCAGTTCGCGAAAAGCATCGATTCCTGAAGGTGTTTGGACAAAATGTACGTCTTGTGAACAAGTCCTTTATTATGCTGAGTTAGAACGTAATTTAGAGGTTTGTCCAAAGTGTAATCATCATATGCGGATGAGTGCTCGTCGTCGTCTGGGAAAGTTTCTTGATGAAAATAACCGTCAAGAAATCGGTGAGACGCTGGAGCCACAGGACAAATTAAAATTTAAAGATTCAAAACGTTATAAAGATCGGCTTGCCGCAGCGCAGAAAGCGAGTGGTGAGAAAGATGCCTTGGTCGTCATGAAAGGTGAGCTTTACGGCTATCCTCTCGTCGCTTGTGCATTCGAGTTTTCCTTTATGGCGGGTTCAATGGGATCAGTCGTTGGAGCACGCTTTGTGAAAGCTGTAGAAGCCGCGATCGAAGCCAAGTGTGGTTTGATCTGTTTCTCTGCCAGTGGTGGTGCCCGAATGCAAGAGGCGTTAATGTCTCTGATGCAAATGGCGAAAACCAGTGCTGCGTTGGAACGTCTATCCGTAAATGGCTTACCGTTTATCTCGGTGATGACTGACCCGACCATGGGCGGCGTCTCTGCAAGCTTGGCGATGCTCGGTGATATTAATATTGGCGAGCCGAAAGCGGTCATTGGTTTTGCCGGTCGTCGAGTCATTGAACAGACGGTACGTGAAGATCTGCCTGAGGGCTTCCAGCGTAGTGAGTTTCTATTGGAGCACGGCGCGATTGATATGATTGTTGATCGTCGTGAAATGCGGTCTCAGATTGCGAGCTTGTTGGGTAAGATGATGAATTACCCAGCACAGGCAACAGAATCCGGAAATGAGAGCACTTATGCGGTACCAGAAGCCGAGAAAAAAGAGTAA
- the folC gene encoding bifunctional tetrahydrofolate synthase/dihydrofolate synthase: MSQNAMPQATSSLSMWLDYLSSIHHSSIDLGLDRVQVVAQRANLLKPAPTIITVAGTNGKGSTCAILEAILLAAGYSVGVYSSPHLICYNERVRINGKVLADDNHTRAFDFIEKQRGTTSLSFFEFGTLAALRLLQEAQVDVAILEVGLGGRLDATNVVEHDVSVVTSLAIDHIDWLGDDLGQIGHEKAGIFRAGQPAVCGEPHPPATVAAYADEIGAEFFQIGIQFNYQVAEDVWHWQHGAFDLRDLPKPQLPLPNAATALMALGCAGLDISDMDIVEGLKSASLPGRMQLISQQPVIMLDVAHNPHSAQYLTSHMKQRFSDKKIHLVIGMLHDKDIQETITALSSVVDHWYPASLTGPRAAFASELNRYIPVPSQTYESPVQAFKAAMTRANENDAIIVAGSFHTVGEVLDFWNKRGV; this comes from the coding sequence ATGAGTCAGAACGCTATGCCACAAGCCACATCTTCGTTATCGATGTGGCTTGATTATTTATCCAGTATCCATCATTCATCCATAGATTTAGGCCTTGATCGTGTTCAGGTCGTGGCTCAGAGAGCCAACCTTTTAAAACCTGCACCAACCATCATTACGGTTGCTGGCACGAATGGTAAAGGTTCTACCTGCGCGATTCTTGAAGCTATCCTGCTTGCAGCAGGGTACTCGGTGGGCGTCTATAGTTCTCCACATCTTATCTGTTATAACGAACGTGTCCGGATCAACGGCAAAGTATTAGCCGATGACAACCATACGCGCGCGTTTGATTTCATCGAAAAACAGCGAGGCACAACGAGTCTGAGCTTTTTTGAGTTCGGGACTCTGGCTGCATTACGGTTACTGCAAGAAGCGCAAGTCGATGTCGCGATCCTCGAAGTCGGCTTGGGGGGGCGGTTAGATGCGACCAATGTTGTTGAGCATGATGTTTCGGTCGTCACGAGTCTGGCCATCGACCATATTGACTGGTTGGGGGATGATTTGGGGCAGATCGGGCACGAGAAAGCGGGGATTTTTCGTGCTGGTCAGCCAGCGGTATGCGGTGAGCCGCATCCACCAGCGACCGTTGCCGCCTATGCTGATGAAATCGGTGCGGAATTCTTTCAGATCGGTATTCAATTTAATTATCAGGTTGCAGAAGATGTATGGCATTGGCAGCATGGTGCTTTTGATCTCCGTGACTTACCGAAGCCGCAATTACCGTTACCCAATGCTGCAACTGCTTTGATGGCGCTTGGATGTGCAGGACTCGATATCAGCGATATGGATATTGTTGAGGGATTAAAGAGTGCCTCTCTGCCTGGCAGAATGCAACTGATTAGCCAGCAGCCAGTGATTATGCTTGATGTTGCTCATAATCCACATTCTGCCCAATATTTGACATCACATATGAAGCAGCGTTTCTCGGACAAGAAAATTCATCTGGTCATTGGCATGTTACATGATAAAGATATTCAGGAAACGATCACTGCTTTATCATCGGTTGTTGATCATTGGTATCCTGCTTCTCTGACAGGGCCTCGGGCGGCTTTTGCCAGCGAGTTAAATCGCTATATTCCCGTTCCGAGCCAAACCTATGAATCACCCGTTCAGGCTTTTAAAGCTGCGATGACACGAGCCAATGAAAATGATGCCATTATCGTCGCGGGGTCGTTCCACACGGTTGGAGAAGTTTTGGATTTTTGGAATAAACGAGGGGTGTAA
- a CDS encoding SPOR domain-containing protein, producing the protein MASRFQSRLVGTVILVALGVIILPDILDGQKSHYKEDVASIPLKPDVDQNTEQYQILEPETDQLSLPDSPVTVNENANKASSNDAVPVQVQASSESEDFQSSGWIIQLMALKNSDNAKKLVADLQKRGYQAHTKQENGYTRVIIGPDVSKSKMERQLAELKKITGAKGQLLKFKPLNP; encoded by the coding sequence ATGGCAAGTCGATTCCAAAGTCGTTTAGTTGGAACCGTTATATTGGTTGCACTTGGTGTCATTATTCTTCCGGATATTCTGGATGGACAAAAATCACACTACAAAGAAGATGTTGCCAGTATTCCACTGAAGCCCGATGTTGATCAAAACACGGAACAGTACCAAATTTTAGAGCCGGAAACCGATCAACTTTCCTTACCTGATTCACCAGTTACTGTGAATGAAAACGCGAATAAGGCATCATCGAATGATGCTGTTCCGGTTCAAGTTCAGGCATCATCTGAGTCAGAGGACTTTCAGAGCAGTGGTTGGATTATTCAATTGATGGCACTCAAGAATAGCGACAATGCGAAAAAGCTTGTGGCAGATTTGCAAAAACGGGGTTACCAAGCACACACCAAACAAGAAAATGGTTATACACGCGTGATTATCGGACCTGATGTGTCAAAAAGCAAAATGGAAAGACAACTGGCTGAATTGAAAAAAATTACCGGAGCAAAGGGTCAATTGCTCAAATTTAAGCCGTTAAATCCGTAA
- a CDS encoding CvpA family protein: MNWLDIVILSVIALSALISLIRGFAKEALSLATWLLAFFIASHYYPKLAVYYSNIQDDMFRNGAAIATLFIATLIVGALVNYVIAQLVQKTGLSGTDRVLGVVFGGLRGVLIIAAVLFFMDAFTAFPSSKWWENSQLVPQFRWIIVQFFEHLKTSSSFLTGTV; encoded by the coding sequence ATGAACTGGTTAGATATTGTCATTTTAAGTGTGATTGCCCTGTCGGCATTGATCAGCCTGATTCGTGGTTTTGCGAAAGAGGCATTGTCGCTGGCGACTTGGCTGCTTGCATTTTTTATTGCAAGTCACTACTACCCAAAGTTGGCTGTTTATTATTCGAATATTCAGGATGACATGTTCCGTAATGGTGCCGCGATTGCGACGTTGTTTATTGCAACATTAATCGTTGGGGCGTTGGTGAATTATGTTATTGCCCAGCTTGTACAAAAAACAGGGCTTTCAGGGACTGATCGGGTTCTTGGTGTGGTGTTTGGCGGACTCCGAGGTGTTCTGATCATTGCCGCAGTCCTGTTTTTTATGGATGCGTTTACCGCGTTTCCAAGTTCAAAATGGTGGGAAAACTCACAATTGGTGCCACAGTTTCGGTGGATTATTGTGCAGTTTTTCGAACATTTGAAAACATCATCTAGTTTTCTGACCGGTACGGTCTAA